From a single Variovorax paradoxus genomic region:
- a CDS encoding enoyl-CoA hydratase/isomerase family protein → MDNFSQLKVAIADHVATLTLDAPPVNALTRVLNDELTRALDQISEMDDVRVVILTGEGKVFCAGADLKGRAEVIKGPGDLMAHSRRTRECFHAIRECAKPVICAINGAALGSGLAMAASSDILIASEKASLGLPEVDVGLLGGCRHAMRLFSHSRLRRMMLTGLRVPGPELYRLGIVEACTAPEDLMPAAREIAAAIASKSPVSTRMGKHTLNVIEDMSLRDGYRYEQDMTAQIAKTDDAKEAQRAFAEKRTPVFTGR, encoded by the coding sequence ATGGACAACTTCTCTCAGCTCAAGGTGGCCATCGCCGATCACGTGGCCACGCTGACGTTGGACGCACCGCCCGTCAATGCGCTGACGCGCGTGCTCAATGACGAGCTGACCCGCGCCCTGGACCAGATTTCCGAGATGGACGACGTGCGCGTCGTGATCCTGACCGGCGAAGGCAAGGTGTTCTGCGCCGGGGCCGACCTGAAGGGACGGGCCGAAGTGATCAAGGGACCAGGCGATCTGATGGCCCACTCGCGGCGCACGCGCGAATGCTTCCACGCGATCCGCGAATGCGCCAAGCCCGTGATCTGCGCGATCAACGGCGCCGCACTCGGCTCCGGCCTTGCCATGGCGGCTTCGAGCGACATCCTCATCGCCTCGGAGAAGGCCTCGCTCGGGCTGCCCGAAGTCGACGTCGGCCTGCTCGGCGGCTGCCGCCATGCCATGCGCCTGTTCAGCCATTCGCGCCTGCGCCGCATGATGCTCACAGGCCTGCGTGTGCCGGGGCCCGAGCTGTACCGGCTCGGCATCGTGGAGGCCTGCACGGCCCCCGAGGACCTGATGCCCGCGGCTCGCGAGATCGCTGCCGCCATCGCCTCCAAGAGCCCTGTGTCCACCCGGATGGGCAAGCACACGCTCAACGTGATCGAGGACATGAGCCTGCGGGACGGCTACCGCTACGAGCAGGACATGACGGCGCAGATCGCGAAGACCGACGATGCAAAGGAAGCCCAGCGCGCCTTTGCCGAGAAGCGCACGCCGGTCTTCACGGGGCGCTGA
- a CDS encoding Bug family tripartite tricarboxylate transporter substrate binding protein → MHIGHPGERGSVPGNACRSRRRWVLAGASIGLGAFLGVPVRAGDYPDKAIRLVVPFPAGGATDLMARALGQRLGESLGKPVIIDNRAGAGGGIGAEAVAGAAPDGYTLLFATMGSLTINSSLYRNLRYDPFKSFEPITLTHNTSNLLVVHPAVPATTVAELIALARRSPGSLTFASSGNGTTSHLSGELFKSLAKVDLTHVPYKGSAPAMADFLGGRISMMFDTTSNFVEHVKSGRLRALGSTGRRRSPAMPNVPTISETPGMGDYEMSLWLGVLAPAGTAKTITQRLNREIALVMSAPDMVRQMADAGIEVRLGSAQEFSALIRSDTAKWAAVVKRAGIRID, encoded by the coding sequence ATGCACATTGGCCATCCGGGCGAACGCGGCAGCGTGCCTGGCAATGCGTGCCGGTCAAGGCGCAGGTGGGTGCTGGCCGGTGCGTCGATCGGACTGGGCGCCTTTCTCGGCGTGCCGGTCCGGGCGGGCGACTATCCGGACAAGGCGATTCGCCTGGTGGTGCCGTTTCCAGCGGGGGGCGCCACCGACTTGATGGCACGCGCGCTGGGACAGAGGCTCGGTGAAAGCCTGGGCAAGCCCGTGATCATCGACAACCGGGCGGGTGCCGGCGGCGGGATCGGGGCGGAGGCCGTCGCCGGCGCGGCGCCAGACGGCTACACCCTGCTGTTCGCAACCATGGGCTCGCTCACCATCAACTCGAGCCTGTACAGGAATCTTCGCTACGACCCGTTCAAGAGCTTCGAGCCGATCACGCTCACGCACAACACGTCGAACCTGCTGGTGGTCCATCCGGCGGTGCCGGCCACCACGGTGGCCGAGTTGATCGCGCTGGCCCGCAGGAGCCCCGGCAGCCTGACGTTCGCTTCGTCCGGCAACGGCACCACCAGCCATTTGTCGGGCGAGCTTTTCAAGAGCCTGGCCAAGGTCGATCTGACGCACGTGCCCTACAAGGGCAGCGCGCCGGCCATGGCGGACTTCCTGGGCGGGCGCATCTCGATGATGTTCGATACGACATCGAACTTCGTCGAGCATGTGAAGAGTGGAAGACTGCGCGCGCTGGGGTCGACCGGACGCAGGCGTTCCCCGGCGATGCCGAACGTGCCGACCATCTCCGAGACACCCGGCATGGGCGACTACGAAATGTCGCTGTGGCTCGGCGTGCTCGCGCCGGCCGGCACGGCCAAGACGATCACGCAGCGGTTGAATCGCGAGATCGCCCTGGTGATGTCGGCCCCGGACATGGTGCGCCAGATGGCCGATGCCGGCATCGAGGTGCGGCTCGGTTCTGCGCAGGAATTCTCTGCGTTGATCCGCTCGGACACCGCCAAGTGGGCAGCTGTCGTGAAGCGCGCCGGCATCCGGATCGATTGA
- a CDS encoding Bug family tripartite tricarboxylate transporter substrate binding protein: protein MNGLFRSAAALALALAAASGWAQAYPSKPIRVVVPFPAGGPVDQTARALGAKLGTSLGQSIIIDNKGGAGGLLGADAVAKAPADGYTLLFSSAGALAIVPHIAPSMPYNPQKDLAAVTQALKVPAVLVVAADSRFKTFADLKAAATGNASKVNYASAGSGTTPHLQAELLKREARLNINHIPYRGAAPALTDLMGGQVDMMMVDIPVVLPFIQSGKVRPLAVTSARRIPVLRDVPTVGELGMPKVEAYNWYGMLAPARTPAEIIDRLYGAVGAALRSPELKQQFEQQGVEVVGSSPAEFGRFISTESERWGSLARAVGAKLD, encoded by the coding sequence ATGAATGGACTTTTCAGATCCGCAGCGGCACTCGCTCTTGCGCTGGCCGCAGCTTCGGGATGGGCGCAGGCCTATCCCTCCAAGCCGATCCGCGTGGTCGTTCCCTTTCCTGCCGGTGGACCGGTGGACCAGACAGCCCGCGCACTCGGCGCCAAGCTGGGCACGTCTCTTGGCCAATCCATCATCATCGACAACAAGGGCGGCGCCGGTGGCCTGCTCGGTGCCGACGCGGTCGCCAAGGCCCCCGCCGACGGCTACACGCTGCTGTTCTCTTCGGCGGGGGCGCTGGCCATCGTGCCGCACATTGCGCCGTCGATGCCTTACAACCCCCAGAAGGACCTGGCTGCAGTGACCCAGGCGCTGAAGGTGCCGGCGGTGCTGGTGGTGGCCGCGGATTCAAGATTCAAGACCTTCGCGGACCTGAAGGCTGCGGCCACCGGCAATGCCAGCAAGGTCAACTATGCCTCCGCCGGCAGCGGCACCACGCCGCACCTTCAGGCCGAGCTGCTCAAGCGCGAGGCCAGGCTGAACATCAACCACATTCCCTACCGCGGCGCGGCACCGGCACTGACCGACCTGATGGGCGGGCAGGTGGACATGATGATGGTCGACATTCCCGTGGTGCTGCCGTTCATCCAGTCGGGCAAGGTCCGCCCCCTGGCCGTGACCAGCGCCAGGCGCATTCCTGTCCTCAGGGATGTGCCGACGGTCGGCGAGCTCGGAATGCCGAAGGTGGAGGCCTACAACTGGTATGGAATGCTGGCCCCTGCGCGAACGCCCGCCGAAATCATCGACAGGCTGTACGGTGCTGTCGGCGCCGCATTGCGCTCGCCTGAGCTGAAGCAGCAGTTCGAGCAGCAGGGCGTGGAAGTCGTCGGCAGCAGCCCTGCGGAGTTCGGCCGGTTCATTTCCACGGAGTCGGAACGCTGGGGCTCGCTGGCCAGGGCGGTGGGCGCCAAGCTGGATTGA
- a CDS encoding CaiB/BaiF CoA transferase family protein, protein MTTNKGPLAHVKVLDLSRILAAPWASQILADLGAEVIKVERPGMGDDTRTWGPPFLKDGEGKDTKEAGYYLAVNRGKRSITVSLEKPEGQKIVKELARRADIVLENYKAGTLARYGLDEASLRKLNPRLIYCSVTGFGQTGPRRDQPAYDFLIQAMGGLMSVTGEKDGRPGGGPQKVGIPIVDLMTGMYTAVSVLAALARRNETGAGDAIDIAMLDVQVATLSNQAMNYLVSGKVPQRSGNAHPNIQPQDVYGCVDGDVILVVGNDAQFAKLCEVLARTDWIADERFATNAQRVRNIDELSAMLRDAFAQWEREKLIAALDKAGVPCGPINTVAEVFEEPQVKAREMLRHVPHPSGVDAPQVASPMRFADAPLQTQSAPPLLGQHSDDILSELGYSTADIDALREAGAI, encoded by the coding sequence ATGACCACGAACAAGGGGCCGCTGGCGCATGTCAAGGTGCTGGACCTCAGCCGCATCCTCGCCGCGCCCTGGGCCAGCCAGATCCTCGCCGACCTTGGCGCAGAGGTGATCAAGGTCGAGCGGCCCGGCATGGGCGACGACACGCGGACCTGGGGACCTCCGTTCCTCAAAGATGGCGAAGGCAAGGACACGAAGGAAGCGGGCTACTACCTGGCCGTCAACCGCGGCAAACGCTCGATCACTGTCAGCCTCGAGAAGCCGGAGGGCCAGAAGATCGTCAAGGAACTCGCCAGGCGGGCCGACATCGTGCTCGAGAACTACAAGGCTGGCACACTGGCGCGCTATGGCCTGGACGAGGCATCGCTGCGCAAGCTCAACCCGCGGCTCATCTACTGCTCGGTCACGGGCTTCGGCCAGACAGGGCCCCGGCGCGACCAGCCGGCCTACGACTTCCTGATCCAGGCAATGGGAGGCCTGATGAGTGTCACCGGAGAAAAAGACGGCCGCCCCGGCGGCGGTCCGCAGAAAGTCGGCATCCCGATCGTCGACCTGATGACCGGCATGTACACCGCCGTCTCGGTGCTTGCCGCTCTGGCGCGCCGCAATGAAACCGGCGCCGGCGACGCCATCGACATCGCGATGCTCGATGTGCAGGTCGCGACGCTTTCCAACCAGGCGATGAACTACCTGGTGTCGGGCAAGGTGCCGCAGCGCAGCGGCAACGCGCATCCGAATATCCAGCCGCAGGACGTGTACGGCTGCGTCGATGGCGACGTGATCCTCGTGGTCGGAAACGACGCCCAGTTCGCCAAGCTCTGCGAAGTCCTGGCACGCACCGACTGGATCGCGGACGAGCGCTTCGCGACCAACGCCCAGCGGGTCCGCAACATCGATGAGCTGTCCGCCATGCTGCGCGACGCGTTCGCCCAGTGGGAGCGCGAGAAGCTGATCGCTGCGCTCGACAAGGCCGGCGTGCCCTGCGGCCCCATCAACACGGTCGCCGAGGTGTTCGAAGAGCCCCAGGTCAAGGCGCGCGAGATGCTTCGCCATGTGCCTCATCCGAGCGGTGTCGACGCACCGCAGGTCGCGAGTCCGATGCGTTTTGCGGATGCCCCGCTGCAAACGCAGAGCGCGCCGCCATTGCTGGGCCAGCACAGCGACGACATCCTGTCCGAACTGGGATACAGCACGGCGGACATCGATGCGCTGCGCGAAGCCGGAGCGATCTGA
- a CDS encoding glutathione S-transferase family protein yields MAQAMKLHWSPKSPYVRKVMVCAHELGLLPRLELVRSVAAMRKPNPALMADNPLSKIPTLVREDGSTLFDSIVICEYLNDLAGGALFPPRGEPRWQALRWQAFGDGLLDALILWRNEREREVPLQDLLAAFELKTRASLHMLDDEAQALRDAPFSIGHVTLGCALGYLDYRFDTLGWRPSAPALAAWFETLRARPSFAATEPVEG; encoded by the coding sequence ATGGCCCAGGCGATGAAGCTGCACTGGTCGCCCAAGTCGCCCTATGTGCGCAAGGTGATGGTCTGCGCCCACGAGCTCGGGCTGCTGCCCAGGCTCGAACTGGTTCGCTCGGTTGCTGCGATGCGCAAGCCCAATCCGGCCCTCATGGCGGACAACCCGCTGTCGAAGATCCCGACCCTGGTGCGCGAGGACGGCTCGACGCTGTTCGATTCGATCGTGATCTGCGAATACCTGAATGACCTGGCCGGCGGCGCGCTGTTCCCGCCGCGGGGCGAGCCGCGCTGGCAGGCGCTGCGCTGGCAGGCTTTCGGCGACGGACTCCTCGACGCGCTGATTCTCTGGCGCAACGAACGCGAACGCGAAGTGCCGCTGCAGGACCTGCTCGCCGCGTTCGAGCTCAAGACCCGCGCCTCGCTGCACATGCTCGACGATGAGGCGCAGGCTCTGCGGGATGCACCGTTCTCCATCGGCCATGTGACGCTCGGCTGCGCGCTCGGCTACCTCGACTACCGTTTCGACACGCTCGGATGGCGCCCATCGGCCCCTGCGCTTGCGGCCTGGTTCGAGACGCTGCGCGCGCGGCCCTCTTTTGCCGCCACCGAGCCGGTGGAAGGCTGA
- a CDS encoding amidohydrolase family protein — MNVAPATVAGWDCHAHLFGPYDRFPLAPERSYTPPEAVAPQYLALLARLGLCNGVLVHPSAYGEDHSLLLHALAAHADLRGVVVVQPGSRLALAGLHGQGVRGARFSHRSGAGTNFAGSASFDDLRALAPALADAGLHAELWTDCQALPGIAAELKALPVPIVIDHMGGFDAPAGVDAPGFRVLLDLLASGRVWVKLCAYRNLLNVPDWQAGRAFQQKMIEANPQRLVWGSDWPHLRVAPSPDAASLLAMFKDWAGSDEVVRQVLETNPAALYR, encoded by the coding sequence ATGAACGTGGCGCCGGCCACCGTGGCCGGATGGGACTGCCACGCCCATCTGTTCGGCCCCTACGACCGCTTTCCGCTGGCCCCGGAACGCAGCTACACGCCGCCCGAGGCCGTTGCGCCGCAGTACCTGGCGCTGCTGGCCCGGCTCGGCTTGTGCAACGGCGTGCTGGTGCATCCCAGTGCCTATGGCGAAGACCACTCGCTGCTGCTGCATGCGCTGGCGGCCCATGCCGATTTGCGCGGCGTGGTCGTCGTGCAGCCGGGCAGCCGATTGGCACTGGCCGGCCTGCACGGCCAGGGCGTGCGCGGGGCGCGCTTCAGCCACCGAAGCGGCGCCGGCACCAACTTTGCGGGGAGTGCCTCCTTCGATGACCTGCGTGCGCTGGCCCCGGCACTGGCCGATGCGGGCTTGCACGCCGAACTGTGGACCGACTGCCAGGCCTTGCCCGGCATTGCCGCCGAGCTCAAGGCACTGCCGGTGCCGATAGTGATCGATCACATGGGCGGCTTCGATGCCCCGGCGGGCGTCGACGCCCCCGGCTTTCGCGTGCTGCTCGACCTGCTGGCCTCGGGCCGGGTGTGGGTCAAGCTGTGCGCCTACCGCAATCTGCTCAACGTACCCGACTGGCAAGCCGGCCGTGCGTTCCAGCAGAAGATGATCGAGGCCAACCCGCAGCGCCTTGTGTGGGGCAGCGACTGGCCGCACCTGCGCGTGGCGCCGAGCCCGGACGCGGCATCGCTGCTTGCGATGTTCAAGGACTGGGCCGGCAGCGACGAAGTCGTCCGGCAAGTGCTGGAAACCAATCCAGCGGCGCTCTACCGCTGA
- a CDS encoding carboxymuconolactone decarboxylase family protein has protein sequence MPRIPLFPTDTMSPEQCAVHDRIVSGPRGRIQGPLRAALHNPELADKWQALGALLRYGTSLPPRLSEIAILVTGRACNSPFEWYAHRAEAEKAGIEQPVIEAILTGSEPLGLSADDAAVYCYAVELNRHNSVSDATYGVALARFGARSVVELTALIGYYTMVAMTLNCHEIPLPEGVAPAFALPQHAELAS, from the coding sequence ATGCCACGCATACCCCTCTTTCCGACGGACACCATGAGCCCTGAGCAGTGCGCGGTCCACGACAGGATCGTCTCCGGCCCGCGCGGCAGGATCCAAGGGCCGCTGCGCGCCGCGCTGCACAACCCGGAACTGGCCGATAAATGGCAGGCGCTCGGCGCGCTGCTGCGCTACGGCACAAGCTTGCCGCCGCGGCTGTCGGAGATCGCGATCCTGGTCACCGGCCGCGCCTGCAACTCGCCTTTCGAGTGGTATGCGCATCGCGCAGAGGCCGAGAAGGCGGGCATCGAGCAGCCCGTCATCGAGGCGATCCTGACGGGCTCCGAGCCGCTCGGCCTGTCGGCGGACGATGCCGCCGTCTACTGCTATGCCGTCGAACTCAATCGCCACAACTCCGTCTCCGACGCCACGTACGGCGTGGCGCTGGCGCGCTTTGGCGCGCGCAGCGTGGTGGAGCTCACGGCGCTGATCGGCTACTACACGATGGTCGCGATGACGCTCAACTGCCACGAGATTCCCCTGCCCGAAGGCGTGGCGCCGGCCTTTGCCCTGCCGCAGCACGCGGAGCTTGCCTCATGA